A genomic region of Zea mays cultivar B73 chromosome 6, Zm-B73-REFERENCE-NAM-5.0, whole genome shotgun sequence contains the following coding sequences:
- the LOC100284656 gene encoding embryogenesis transmembrane protein, translated as MAPTPSHAPETGHASTEEQPQPKGILERMHKYLLLLAILAATVTYNAGLSPPGGVWADDADGHLAGDPVLQAHYAARYNVFFYCNATAFAASLVIIMLLLSSTFSFHGYRVRALQAAMVLDLLGLMGAFVAGSCRKVRTSAYVVALAAASVAYLVAHLLLHFWVRSNRCPSTRREVSELLNLHRLCHCCCCCGRRDDGAAAQDAPRGTRARV; from the exons ATGGCTCCAACTCCAAGTCATGCGCCGGAGACGGGACACGCTTCAACGGAGGAGCAGCCGCAGCCCAAGGGCATCCTGGAACGGATGCACAAGTACCTCCTCCTGCTTGCCATCCTCGCCGCCACGGTCACCTACAACGCTGGCCTGAGCCCCCCCGGCGGAGTCTGGGCTGACGACGCCGATGGCCACCTCGCCGGCGACCCCGTGCTGCAG GCTCACTACGCCGCGCGGTACAATGTGTTCTTCTACTGCAATGCAACGGCGTTCGCGGCGTCGCTGGTGATCATCATGCTGCTGCTGAGCAGCACCTTCAGCTTCCACGGATACCGCGTCCGCGCGCTGCAGGCGGCCATGGTGCTGGACCTACTGGGGCTCATGGGCGCCTTCGTGGCGGGGAGCTGCCGGAAGGTGAGGACGTCGGCGTACGTCGTGGCGCTCGCCGCCGCCAGCGTCGCGTACCTCGTCGCGCACCTGCTGCTGCACTTCTGGGTCCGGAGCAACCGCTGCCCGTCCACCCGCCGGGAGGTCTCGGAGCTGCTCAACCTGCACCGTCTGTGccactgctgctgttgctgtggcCGGAGGGACGATGGGGCTGCCGCGCAAGATGCACCCAGAGGGACACGCGCACGCGTGTGA